A window of the Zeugodacus cucurbitae isolate PBARC_wt_2022May chromosome 2, idZeuCucr1.2, whole genome shotgun sequence genome harbors these coding sequences:
- the LOC105212397 gene encoding uncharacterized protein LOC105212397 has translation MDISFRLLIAVILIALCQKATALELSEPQNSSNNNEARSSLLDNGLTRTLKHIYGICGDRDDLFWCFKVQATRMLGRALKVQNLNILEGVAIIKKVDNETRTGRANANVDLILSNRDLENLSMKSLDALLLERFLRFVDSRQLQVNLPRLLNFGQRNGQDVIGAVMAYFQKFALGEVDADHAVEEGRKKKGDDKKYLGPFIAAVMLKTAILKMAYHSIAIIAGKALIVGKIALIISAIIGLKKLVSSEGGEKTTYEIVKHPQVQHSQTYSSSHAGEYEAGHEGGSYHRSIDDEMMMQDKAYNAWVPSRVQL, from the coding sequence ATGGACATTAGTTTTAGGCTATTGATCGCAGTCATCTTGATCGCACTATGTCAGAAAGCAACCGCGCTGGAATTGTCTGAACCGcagaacagcagcaacaataatgaAGCTCGTAGCTCACTGCTTGACAATGGGCTCACACGTACATTGAAACATATTTACGGGATCTGCGGTGATCGCGATGACCTTTTTTGGTGCTTCAAGGTGCAGGCAACGCGCATGTTAGGGCGCGCCTTGAAAGTGCAAAACCTAAATATCTTAGAAGGAGTCGCTATTATCAAGAAGGTGGACAACGAGACACGGACAGGCCGAGCGAACGCAAATGTCGATTTAATACTGAGTAATCGCGATCTGGAAAATCTGTCGATGAAAAGTTTGGATGCGCTTTTGCTGGAGCGTTTTTTGCGTTTCGTTGATAGTCGACAGTTACAGGTAAATTTGCCGCGTCTACTTAATTTCGGTCAGCGTAATGGACAGGACGTCATTGGCGCGGTAATGGCTTACTTTCAAAAATTTGCTTTGGGTGAGGTGGATGCTGACCATGCTGTGGAGGAGGGACGTAAAAAGAAGGGTGACGATAAGAAGTACTTAGGTCCATTTATAGCGGCTGTTATGCTAAAAACGGCCATATTGAAGATGGCCTATCACTCCATTGCAATCATCGCGGGTAAGGCACTGATCGTGGGCAAAATTGCGCTCATAATTAGCGCCATAATTGGTCTGAAGAAGTTGGTGTCATCGGAGGGTGGTGAAAAGACCACTTATGAAATTGTCAAACACCCGCAAGTGCAGCACAGTCAAACCTATTCATCGAGTCATGCGGGCGAGTACGAGGCTGGGCATGAAGGTGGTTCATACCATCGCAGCATCGACGACGAGATGATGATGCAGGATAAGGCTTACAACGCTTGGGTGCCGTCTCGTGTGCAGTTATAA